A DNA window from Mya arenaria isolate MELC-2E11 chromosome 17, ASM2691426v1 contains the following coding sequences:
- the LOC128224593 gene encoding brevican core protein-like, with translation MDVIMMCLSLLQLLAFPMGTLSFSEVYKKYSGSAAMTGNSLNLTTAPSVIQCLRLCNGYEHMSIKVCDAARYNEGTGNCELMTRKSTGGVQWKFDDQWKVFVSKCEVSWTMFDVSCYQLVRIQKNWDAAKYACDQVNASLASITSKEEDDFINAMLNGISGIIYIGANQRDIIGHWKWESREVWAYEHFAAGQTDGGTREGVLGIEYNDGWHDVFGSGTYLFYLCEKGIWI, from the exons ATGGACGTTATCATGATGTGTCTTTCGCTGCTACAGCTTCTTGCCTTTCCAATGGGTACCCTTTCATTTTCCGAAGTCTACAAGAAATATAGTGGAAGTGCAGCCATGACGGGCAATTCTTTGAATTTGACAACCGCACCATCGGTCATCCAATGTCTGAGGCTGTGTAACGGCTATGAGCACATGTCCATCAAAGTGTGTGACGCGGCTCGATACAACGAGGGTACCGGCAATTGTGAACTGATGACACGCAAGAGCACGGGAGGTGTGCAATGGAAGTTCGACGACCAATGGAAGGTCTTCGTAAGCAAG TGTGAAGTGAGTTGGACCATGTTCGACGTATCCTGTTATCAGCTAGTTCGTATCCAGAAAAACTGGGACGCTGCGAAGTACGCATGCGATCAGGTTAACGCATCGCTTGCTTCTATAACGAGTAAGGAGGAAGACGACTTCATCAACGCAATGCTTAATGGAATAAGTGGGATAATCTATATAGGAGCTAACCAAAGGGATATAATAGGACACTGGAAATGGGAGTCACGTGAGGTTTGGGCTTATGAACATTTTGCTGCGGGACAGACGGATGGAGGCACGAGGGAAGGTGTCCTTGGAATTGAATATAACGATGGATGGCATGACGTGTTTGGCAGCGGAACATATCTGTTTTATCTATGTGAAAAGGGGATATGGATTTGA